In Zingiber officinale cultivar Zhangliang chromosome 6A, Zo_v1.1, whole genome shotgun sequence, a single genomic region encodes these proteins:
- the LOC121997763 gene encoding pescadillo homolog → MVGGGSRRDDGPLKINSTNVFAALETLKKKKKSDKESKSKGASKSQGKEQEKQVFWAPAPLTSKSWADVGDDDDDDYYATTAPPQAVWGVSEQQHNKKVEATIEEESESEDDGLDMGDDDDVEEPENEPEAVGKEPTIEKPAPVSVPPKDAERQLSKKELKKKEMAELDALLHEMGIANKDSNAAQNETADKTQLEQSSEGEKKESAGAPSENRISKKKKSKKEKSSKEQEEQDQNQEKGDIEAEEADASAVDVKERIKKVASMRKKKSSKEMDAAAKAAAIEAAARSAKLAAAKKKEKNHYNQQPVR, encoded by the exons ATGGTCGGAGGCGGAAGCAGGAGGGACGATGGGCCGCTGAAGATCAATAGCACCAACGTATTCGCGGCGCTCGAgactctcaagaagaagaagaagtcggaCAAGGAGTCGAAGAGCAAGGGGGCGTCCAAGAGCCAAGGGAAGGAGCAGGAGAAGCAAGTGTTTTGGGCCCCTGCGCCTCTGACGTCCAAGTCCTGGGCTGATGTtggagacgacgacgacgacgattaCTATGCTACCACGGCGCCGCCCCAGGCTGTTTGGGGAGTATCGGAGCAGCAACACAATAAGAAGGTTGAGGCGACCATAGAGGAG GAAAGTGAAAGTGAGGATGATGGTCTTGACATGGGTGATGATGACGACGTTGAGGAACCTGAAAATGAACCAGAGGCTGTTGGGAAAGAACCAACCATTGAGAAACCTGCTCCTGTTTCAGTACCACCCAAAGATGCTGAAAGGCAACTGTCAAAGAAGGAgcttaagaaaaaggaaatggcAGAGCTGGATGCGCTTCTACATGAAATGGGCATtgcaaataaagatagtaatgCTGCACAAAATGAGACTGCTG ACAAGACGCAACTGGAGCAAAGTAGTgaaggggagaagaaagaaagtgcTGGTGCTCCTTCAGAGAACAGAATctcaaagaagaagaaatccaagaaagaaaaatCATCCAAGGAACAGGAGGAGCAAGATCAGAATCAggagaaaggagacattgaagCTGAAGAGGCAGATGCATCTGCAGTTGATGTAAAGGAAAGGATAAAGAAGGTGGCCTCCATGAGGAAGAAGAAATCAAGCAAAGAGATGGATGCCGCCGCGAAAGCTGCAGCCATAGAGGCTGCTGCAAGAAGTGCTAAACTTGCTGCtgctaaaaagaaagagaagaaccACTACAATCAACAGCCAGTGCGGTAA
- the LOC121997762 gene encoding probable serine incorporator isoform X1 → MTNLVMDDCPQSNGSSNHKSKEIFAQFIDNSCCTRYCLGPNPSLARFIYALIFLVTCLLAWSIRDYGHNALSELERLKVCHGARACLGAEGVLRISFGCFLFFFLMFLSTVGTKKLEDTRNNWHSEWWPVKIVLWIGFMVIPFFIPSAFVQLYGKIAHFGAGAFLLIQLISVISFINWLNDCCRSEKYYERCQYQIMALSVTTYLASIIGITMMYIWYVPNVSCKFNILFITSTLVLLQLMTLASIPSKVRGGFLAPGLMGLYIVYLCWSAIRSEPQTEICNKKAEAATSADWLTIVSFVIAVLAIVIATFSTGIDSKCLQVQLTYVFKKTEAESEDEVPYGYGFFHFVFAMGAMYFAMLFVGWNSKNTMPKWTIDVGWTSTWVRIVNEWVATLVYFWMLIAPLFWKSKTEADPV, encoded by the exons ATGACGAATCTGGTAATGGATGACTGCCCTCAGAGCAATGGCAGTAGCAACCATAAAAGCAAGGAGATATTTGCCCAGTTCATTGACAACTCATGTTGCACTCGCTATTGCCTTGGTCCAAATCCTTCCTTGGCTCGCTTCATCTACGCCCTCATCTTCCTGGTCACCTGTCTCCTCGCTTGGAGCATAAGAGACTATGGTCACAACGCCCTCTCGGAGCTTGAGC GGCTCAAAGTTTGTCATGGTGCCCGCGCCTGCTTGGGAGCAGAAGGTGTTCTCCGCATTAGCTTTGGATGCTTT TTGTTTTTCTTTCTGATGTTTCTATCAACTGTTGGGACAAAAAAATTGGAAGATACTCGGAATAATTGGCACTCTGAGTGGTGGCCAGTGAAGATCGTCCTTTGGATTGGCTTCATGGTGATTCCTTTCTTCATCCCCTCTGCTTTTGTCCAACTCTATG GGAAGATTGCACACTTTGGTGCTGG TGCCTTCCTCTTGATTCAGCTAATCAGTGTAATCAGCTTCATAAATTGGCTGAATGACTGCTGCCGATCAGAGAAATATTATGAACGATG TCAATACCAAATAATGGCACTCTCAGTGACAACATATCTTGCATCTATCATTGGTATTACCATGATGTACATATGGTATGTGCCCAACGTATCTTGCAAATTTAACATCCTCTTCATCACCTCGACTCTTGTGCTTCTGCAACTCATGACCCTCGCATCGATCCCCTCGAAG GTCAGGGGAGGATTCCTGGCTCCGGGACTGATGGGATTGTACATTGTGTATCTTTGCTGGAGTGCAATTAGGAG CGAGCCACAAACAGAAATTTGCAATAAGAAGGCAGAAGCTGCAACAAGTGCAGACTGGCTCACTATTGTG AGCTTTGTCATTGCTGTCCTTGCCATAGTCATTGCAACATTTTCAACAGGCATAGACTCCAAGTGTTTGCAGGTCCAGCTCACTTACGTG TTCAAGAAAACTGAAGCAGAGTCTGAGGATGAGGTTCCCTATGGATATGGCTTCTTTCATTTTGTCTTTGCCATGGGAGCCATGTACTTCGCCATGCTATTTGTTGGCTGGAATTCAAAGAACACTATGCCAAA ATGGACAATAGATGTTGGATGGACCAGCACATGGGTTAGAATTGTGAATGAATGGGTGGCAACCCTGGTGTACT TTTGGATGCTAATTGCACCACTTTTTTGGAAGAGCAAAACAGAAGCAGATCCAGTGTAG
- the LOC121997762 gene encoding probable serine incorporator isoform X2, whose protein sequence is MTNLVMDDCPQSNGSSNHKSKEIFAQFIDNSCCTRYCLGPNPSLARFIYALIFLVTCLLAWSIRDYGHNALSELERLKVCHGARACLGAEGVLRISFGCFLFFFLMFLSTVGTKKLEDTRNNWHSEWWPVKIVLWIGFMVIPFFIPSAFVQLYGKIAHFGAGAFLLIQLISVISFINWLNDCCRSEKYYERCQYQIMALSVTTYLASIIGITMMYIWYVPNVSCKFNILFITSTLVLLQLMTLASIPSKVRGGFLAPGLMGLYIVYLCWSAIRSEPQTEICNKKAEAATSADWLTIVSFVIAVLAIVIATFSTGIDSKCLQFKKTEAESEDEVPYGYGFFHFVFAMGAMYFAMLFVGWNSKNTMPKWTIDVGWTSTWVRIVNEWVATLVYFWMLIAPLFWKSKTEADPV, encoded by the exons ATGACGAATCTGGTAATGGATGACTGCCCTCAGAGCAATGGCAGTAGCAACCATAAAAGCAAGGAGATATTTGCCCAGTTCATTGACAACTCATGTTGCACTCGCTATTGCCTTGGTCCAAATCCTTCCTTGGCTCGCTTCATCTACGCCCTCATCTTCCTGGTCACCTGTCTCCTCGCTTGGAGCATAAGAGACTATGGTCACAACGCCCTCTCGGAGCTTGAGC GGCTCAAAGTTTGTCATGGTGCCCGCGCCTGCTTGGGAGCAGAAGGTGTTCTCCGCATTAGCTTTGGATGCTTT TTGTTTTTCTTTCTGATGTTTCTATCAACTGTTGGGACAAAAAAATTGGAAGATACTCGGAATAATTGGCACTCTGAGTGGTGGCCAGTGAAGATCGTCCTTTGGATTGGCTTCATGGTGATTCCTTTCTTCATCCCCTCTGCTTTTGTCCAACTCTATG GGAAGATTGCACACTTTGGTGCTGG TGCCTTCCTCTTGATTCAGCTAATCAGTGTAATCAGCTTCATAAATTGGCTGAATGACTGCTGCCGATCAGAGAAATATTATGAACGATG TCAATACCAAATAATGGCACTCTCAGTGACAACATATCTTGCATCTATCATTGGTATTACCATGATGTACATATGGTATGTGCCCAACGTATCTTGCAAATTTAACATCCTCTTCATCACCTCGACTCTTGTGCTTCTGCAACTCATGACCCTCGCATCGATCCCCTCGAAG GTCAGGGGAGGATTCCTGGCTCCGGGACTGATGGGATTGTACATTGTGTATCTTTGCTGGAGTGCAATTAGGAG CGAGCCACAAACAGAAATTTGCAATAAGAAGGCAGAAGCTGCAACAAGTGCAGACTGGCTCACTATTGTG AGCTTTGTCATTGCTGTCCTTGCCATAGTCATTGCAACATTTTCAACAGGCATAGACTCCAAGTGTTTGCAG TTCAAGAAAACTGAAGCAGAGTCTGAGGATGAGGTTCCCTATGGATATGGCTTCTTTCATTTTGTCTTTGCCATGGGAGCCATGTACTTCGCCATGCTATTTGTTGGCTGGAATTCAAAGAACACTATGCCAAA ATGGACAATAGATGTTGGATGGACCAGCACATGGGTTAGAATTGTGAATGAATGGGTGGCAACCCTGGTGTACT TTTGGATGCTAATTGCACCACTTTTTTGGAAGAGCAAAACAGAAGCAGATCCAGTGTAG